TTATTCTAAGGCTGGACTTGACTGTGTCTCTCCAGCTGTGAGGAATCTCAATTTCAGAATACATCTGTTAATAGAATAACCAACAACTGACCAAAAGCATTACTCCTGTGATTCCTGGCATGGCATTTAGCATTTATAAGTTACTTGCACACCTTAGCTAGGCCGTCTTCCTGTTGCAGTTTGGACGTGCATTGTGGCCTTACTTTGTCTGTGATGACACTGGGTGGAGAAAGTGACTTCCCCGAGGTTAGACCATAGGAGGTAAACTAGTCCTGATTCAAACCGTCCCACCTCACATCTCACGCTGAGTCCAGGACAGCACTGTGCCTCTGGTAAATTGCTTGAAATTTAGTACAGGGCAAGACAGGAAACTCGCTAGGACCGCGTGCTTCTCCACCTGGAGGAAGGCAGGTGCAGATGCTACACTCGGTCACACAGGCCCTTCATCAGGTAAAGGCCCAGCAGTGAAGCCCCCAGGCTGACTGCCCTGTGCCCCAGGCTCCTGTTCCAGCTCGAATCCTGGGCCAGGCGTCTCTCCCACCTTCTTCAGTTTTCTCGGTCGTAAACTGAAGGTCATTCCCTACCACCCAGGGCAGCGAGGACAGAGGTGAGACCACTGTGGCATCAGCTGTGTGCCACGGTGCCAGGGCCCGACCGCAGGCGGGCGCCCCGGTGCAGCATGGCAGGAAGAGGATCCAGGCTTTGCAGCCCAGTGAGGGACGAGTGGCCTGAGGAGAGCTCCCCTCACCTGAGCCTCGGCATCCTTCGGGGCAGGGGTGCTGACTGCTACGAAGGCATAACGCAAGGGCACAGACACCCACCGCGGTGCTGGCACAAGGCAGCTGGTGAGGGTGGCTGCTGGTTTCTTAGCAGCGCCGACTCTCTTTACTGCTTAAACCAACGCGTTTTCTTGTTTGATAGGAACACCCGGGTTTCACGGAGTATTAAATGGTACAAGTCAAGATTTAACCTGCTACTCAGTTGCAGTGACTTCTTTTCAAGGAGGGGTTTTAAACTGAGAAAGTATCAACCCCATTTTTTGAACAGAATCAGATAATACAAAGAATTTGAGGCAGGGAAAGAAAAGTGACCTAAtgctttctttcatttcagtCAAAACCGTGCATTTGTCcaccttttttggggggaggggacacagccCACTCGTGTTTCGTTTGTGAGGAAAACGACTGCATATGAAATATTCTGAAACAACCTCCCCCATAAAAACCCCCGGAGGCTATTTTTGAGTCACGACTCCGCTTTTTACCGCTGTCATCGTCCCGGGACCCCACACGCGTGTAGAATGAGGCTGATGAGGACACACGTGCCTCCAGAAAAGCTGCAACTGACTAGCAATTTCTCCAGATGAGATGAATCCCGAAGTCCACCTGCCAAACTGCCTAAAACCACCTGGAACCAAGACGAAAGAGGAGCAGCTCACAGGCTCCAACAGAGGGAGACAATTTCCATAAAACCTTGTTCTGCACGTGCCAGGGACTGCTCAGAATCATAAATTACTTTAGAcagaaggatggagaaaagccAGCCCTCCCGCAGAGACACGTTACGTCTTTAAAAGTGCAAAGACAGAAAGTTTATCATTTCCCACGTGACCTGGGACATTCTGTGAACGTGAGATACAAAAGGATATTTCAAGTAAATACCTATTCTTTCTAAAATAAGTATAtagtaaaaaaaaggaaaaagaaaaaagaatacagtaataataaaacagattttgCTTTGCTAAATACTTTATTACTTCAGCAATTGCACCCACAGATGGTCTCGGTTACTGAGACCACACCACACTGTCCGAGTCACTGGAGGGCACGTCTCCGTATTCCTTCTCAGGACCCCGAGGGTACCCTCCTCTGAGCCCCCTGCCCCAGGAGCGCCATGCCAGGGCTGCCTGATACGTGGTGCTGAACTGACTGAGCCACGTCGCCTCGTCCCAGTTTAAAATAAAGCATGTTCTAATGGAAACATTTTAGACCCTTTACCTGGACTGTAAGGACTTGGTTATTAAACACAAGCAACTGGTGGTAGCAGAGGTGCGGGATGCATGACATAGGTGAAGAGGGTCAGAACATACAAACGTCCAGTTATAAATAAGTCACGGGATctaacgtacagcatggtgactatagttaataatactgtattgcatatttgaaattgTTAAGAAAGTAAGTCTTCAAAGTCCTTAtcacaagattttaaaaaattgtaactatgtgtggtgacagatgtcaACTGGACTGACAGCGGTGATCATcttgcaatatatacaaacaccCAGTcaggttgtacacctgaaacataattAACATTCAGCgttatgtcaattacacctccataaaaaatttaaatcaaaaaaaccaaaaagcaaataaatacaagCAACTGTTCTACATTAGATAGCTTTTCAGTAACCTCTTTACAAAAAGAATTCAATCCCATTTTCCACACTCCCCCAGGGTCACCTGGAGCTTTCCGTTTTATCTTATGATCTAAAGCCTAAATCCTGATGTTCTAAGTACTTATCTGTGACTTTTTATCCAGTGTCCACTGGTATTAACCAAAGTGATTTAAAAGACAGCTAAAATCAACAAACTCTGCCTCTGTAacattccacattttaaaaagaaaaaactgctaGCCATTTGTCCTTGCTGGAAACTTCATCAAAGGTATGGAAAAGAGACCCAGCACTAGATTAACTCaatgcagtgtctgacccactcCGCCTCATCTGGTTCTTGGAACCGCCCTACACGAAACACACAGGCAATCCTTGAacagcagggaggctggggtgcTGACCCCAGGCAGCGGGAAACCCGAGCACAGCTCCGCGAGCACAGCTCCGCGAGCACAGCTCCGCGAGCACAGCTCCGCGAGCACAGCTCCGCGAGCACAGCTCCGCGAGCACAGCTCCGCGAGCACAGCTCCGCGCAGGCTGGCCAGCCCTGCAGTGCCTCTGAATCTGGGGCCCTAAGCCCTCAGGGGACAAAGACGGGCTCTGGACACAGCACGGCTGGGCCCCCGTGCCTGGCTCTCTCCACAGAGCCATCTACTCCGAAACTGAACAAGTGGGGAGAAATCCAGGACTAGCAAATATATTCTACCCAATTTTCACTTCCATAACTTAACTTTCATTATTAGCTCTActcaaaatagaaatggaaaactaGCAAAGAGAATTGCTTTacatataattaatttatataagcAAAGATTCCTTTAAACTACTTTTCTTGCCATTGGATTGTTACCAACCATCTTAGTTAACAATTTTCATCTAGTAAACGTCATAACTTTTATTTGTCTAGTTAAAGCTTATCAAATTTAAACGCTTAAGATTCTTAAATGTCTGGGAGTTCTGGAAAGCAACTGCCTATTTGTAGGTATTGATATGCAAAGAGCTCACATTTTAGTTTTAATCTACAATCAACTACAGTGTGCATTTCTCTACCCAAGAGCCCGCTGTACTGGAAATTCAATGTAAAAGTTAGGGATTTATGTCTGGCACAAAAAAAGTtctaattgtttgtttttaaagtcatttccctttttatttattttttggctgctttgggtcttcgttacgatgcatgggcttctcattgcggtggcttctcttgctgtggagcacaggctctaggcttgagggctttggtagttgtggcatgcagtctcagtagttgtggcacacgggcttagctgctccgcagcatgtgggatcttcccggaccagggattgaacccgtgtcccctgccttggcaggtggattcttaactgctgtgccaccagggaagtctctcaatAATTGTTTACCGAATGAAGTCAACAATCAGAAAATGCATGGTTTTATGTGTAATAAACCCTGCCACGCACATCCTCAGGTGCTACAGTGGTTCCTCGATTCTTCCTTGTGGTAGCTTCAGAGACTTAGACTATGGAGAGAAACTATTCTCTCCAATACAGGGTTGAAGTGAACCATACAttgcttagaaataaaaattccattGACCCTTTCAATACGTGGCAGTTAAAGATACTGATTATCATGAGAAAGTTGGTCTAAATCGGAGGTCAGCACAGGTCTTCGATTAGGCcagaaaataaatactttcagCCTTGTGGGCCGTCTGGTGTCTGTCCAGCCACTCGACTCTAACGCTGCACAAAAGCGGCCACACACAATGCGTTAGCGAATGAGCCTGGCTGTGCCAATAAACTTTATTTGTGGACGTTAaaacttgaatttcatataattttcatatgtcaCGAAATAGGattatgacttttttcttttaaccacttAACAATGTTAAGATCATTCTTGGCTGACATGCTGTACAAAAGCAGGTGGTGGGCTGCATTTGGTCTGTGGGCAGTAATTTTCCACCCCTGGTTTAGACATACACTCTGCTTTAACACTTATTTTTTGCTGGCAATTAGataacttctatttctttattgagaACAATGATACGAAATTTGCTTAAGGCTTTGTCTAAACTGCTGGTGTACacatttttaagacaaaaatttaaCACTTACTCATGTTAAGATTAAATCTACTGGTAGATGAACAAACTGGCCAAGTTGCATTTACTTCTTGATGTCACGTCTGCATAGCTCTCATGCACACAATGGCATCTGGCTGCACGTCTGATTATAAAACAGCAAGTTCACTTGCAAACATCTGCACACCTTATGTAGGTTAAAGACAGCTACACTAGCATCTGTGACAGTAAGGGCGGGATCCGAATCTCTGTGACTGCAGCACCCCTGTTTGGCTTAATAAAAAATGTacccaatcatttaaaaatggccATTTGGGGAACGGgccaatatataaaatgttttgtcaTGTAAAATGTAaccatttagctttttaaaaataattttcaaattttaaacctTGCTATTGAATTGTTACACGGATATACACTATTATAGCAAGAAGCAAATTTGCTATGGGCTATATTTTTAGCAacttggataatttttaaaaatttttttcacgaAGTAATAacatctttattaaaataaaacagtagcTAAATGAAATCTCTTCTTTCCCGACTGAATGTGTTGCGTGGCTTCCAAGTCATCCACACcccaacgacaacaacaaaaaaatcagagacTCACTTGAGTGTTTAACTGAAACCTATATTTGCAGTTTCTGAAATGCTGACCCACAGACCACGCTCCTGTTACACATGTGCAGTGACGGAAAAGCAGAGAATGCCGGTCGTCTCTCTGAGAGGACAGTCTTTAACAGTCTCCACGTGCGGTCCCTACGCCCGTCCAGGTCCAGGTGGCGATGCTGTAAGTACCTGGCCTCGCCCCGCTTGCCCCACCCCGCCAGGCCTGCCACTACCTGCTGTAGGCCCGCTCCTTTTTGGACTTCTCCAGGGCCTTGTCCATGGTCTTCTCGTTCTCCCCTCGACACTTGGGGCAGTACCACTTGCCCTTGGGTTTATGGTTGAGCCCCACGCAGGAGAAGTGGAACCACTCGATGGGGCACTCGTCGTTGTCACAGCCGATCATCTCTCCATAGGAGACCTGATTGCACAGACAGTACGTGGGCTCGTTCGGGTCAATGGGAAGGTCTGCAGGGGACGCCTCCCTCTCGGCTTTGGCCTTGGAGCGCTTCTTCTTCTTGGAGGCCTTGGCCTTCTTCTCCTTAGGCGTCCCGGAGGTGATGTCATCGTGGTCGTGATTACTGGCTGCGTTTTCCCGATTCTCGTTGTTGCGCTGCCGCCGGGACCGCTTGTTGTTGGGCTTTTCCGCCTGCGTGACTGTCTCATTTTTGGACTTATCCTGGCCAGCTCTGCTGTGGCCAGTGGGGTCGCCGACCTCCTGATGCGCCTCCAAGAGCTCCACGTGGCTGTCCACCTGCCTGGCGCGGTTCTCCACCAGCTCCACCATCTGGCTGACGATCTGGATCTTCTCGTCGCCCAGCTCCTGGCTGCGGATCAGGGCCCTCTGGATGCAGTGCAGCACCCGCCTCCTCTGCGCGCCGTCCGCTTCCCGCCGGAACTTCTCGTAGCACTCGTCCAGCTCCTTCAGGATGTCTGCGAAGGGAGAGATGAGCGTTACGCCCTCGCTGCAAACACCACCCGGGTTTTCGGTCCTCCCATCTACAGAAAAGTAACTGTAAGGGACAAACGTGATCAATGCAAGGCTTCCTACTATGAAAAGCCTGTAACCTCTAGGCCTTTCTAGcaggcttttcttttcctgttaaaaaaaaaaatctctggaacTAAATATAAATGTGAACACAGTTTCCATTTATCAAAGTGCCCCTCAGAGCTCCCCAAGGGACTCTGTGTGCGTTCAGGGCACGGTAACAAAAACTCCTTGGACAGGTGGCTGCGGGGAAAGTTCAAGTTTAGGTGAAGTGATGATTATGTTCtgcatttccattatttttattcaaacaCTTTTGTAATAACTTAAAGGCTGTTATTCTCTTAAATGCACCGACATCTACAATACCCTATTAAGTGAGAAAATTCGTGTAAATAACTACTTGGTGTCCCAGGGCCTCAGTTTATCAGTGACATCCTTTAATCCCAGCACGTACAGGAATATCTCTGTGTTACCCTGTATCACTGAAAACAAGAATGTTTTGTCACAATAAGCCTGATGACCCAGCCTTGCTTTAAAACAAAGGTAGCAgattttacttttccatttacTGCTTAAGACAATAACATTTATATCCACAAAAGGcaagagattttaaaacattatcaaaaacaaataaaaacccctCAGTACTAAATGTAAATCTTCTTGGACAGGTTAGAAAACAgtgtatgtgattttaaaatataatgtggcAAATGTAATTAGGCAATTTCTCAAGAAATAAAAGCTGTTAGATAATCTGATTGAAATAAGGAAAGCAAATATTCTTGCCAAAAGTCTACTTAAATTCAGATAGAAGTTCCCAGAGTTGTTTTCGCTAAACAGCAATGATTAAACAGTATCAGACTTTTCTCCCGAAAACCTTTTGCAGTCTCTTAAACTCTCCAAGCAGGAAGCTGGGGGGGATGCGGGTGGGGGGTGTATAAAATGTGACATAACCCCTTCCAGATCTTATCTCCAATTAGTTATAAGGCACAGACCTAACACTAAAGTAAGCATGAACTTTGGCCAACACTACTTAAGCACATATTATTTTCCAGGCTATATTCTTCAACTAAAGATAGCTCTGGAGACATCTCCTAGAGGAACAATGTAATAAACTGCTTACCACCAGAAAGGAGGATGCCAGTCTCACGGGCGCTTCGATTAATTCACCCTGAAAATAAATAGCTCTGCTCAACTTACCCAAGTTCTATTTCATAGGTGTTAAAATGTGAGCTTCTGCCATGTATTTTT
This genomic window from Hippopotamus amphibius kiboko isolate mHipAmp2 chromosome 14, mHipAmp2.hap2, whole genome shotgun sequence contains:
- the ING1 gene encoding inhibitor of growth protein 1 isoform X2, with amino-acid sequence MVELVENRARQVDSHVELLEAHQEVGDPTGHSRAGQDKSKNETVTQAEKPNNKRSRRQRNNENRENAASNHDHDDITSGTPKEKKAKASKKKKRSKAKAEREASPADLPIDPNEPTYCLCNQVSYGEMIGCDNDECPIEWFHFSCVGLNHKPKGKWYCPKCRGENEKTMDKALEKSKKERAYSR
- the ING1 gene encoding inhibitor of growth protein 1 isoform X1 yields the protein MLSPANGEQIHLVNYVEDYLDSVESLPFDLQRNVSLMREIDAKYQDILKELDECYEKFRREADGAQRRRVLHCIQRALIRSQELGDEKIQIVSQMVELVENRARQVDSHVELLEAHQEVGDPTGHSRAGQDKSKNETVTQAEKPNNKRSRRQRNNENRENAASNHDHDDITSGTPKEKKAKASKKKKRSKAKAEREASPADLPIDPNEPTYCLCNQVSYGEMIGCDNDECPIEWFHFSCVGLNHKPKGKWYCPKCRGENEKTMDKALEKSKKERAYSR